A genomic window from Stigmatopora argus isolate UIUO_Sarg chromosome 13, RoL_Sarg_1.0, whole genome shotgun sequence includes:
- the sf3b1 gene encoding splicing factor 3B subunit 1 isoform X2, protein MREQNLSKEEREIRLQLAEKAKSGDLKAVNGSAASQAAAAAAAAAKRKRRWDQTADQTPTNTTPKMMSSWDQADANVDTPGHTPAHTPSNSRWDETPGRPKGSETPGATPSSRMWDPTPSHTPAGAATPGRDTPGHATPGHGGATGSVRKNRWDETPKTERETPGHGSGWAETPRTDRGDESVGETPTPGASKRKSRWDETPASQMGSSTPLLTPGKTPIGTPAMNMATPTPGHLMSMTPEQLQAWRWEREIDERNRPLTDDELDAMFPEGYKVLPPPAGYVPIRTPARKLSATPTPIGGMTGFHMQVEDRTTKQMNDQPSGNLPFLKPDDIQYFDKLLVEVDESTLSPEEQKERKIMKLLLKIKNGTPPMRKAALRQITDKAREFGAGPLFNQILPLLMSPTLEDQERHLLVKVIDRILYKLDDLVRPYVHKILVVIEPLLIDEDYYARVEGREIISNLAKAAGLATMISTMRPDIDNMDEYVRNTTARAFAVVASALGIPSLLPFLKAVCKSKKSWQARHTGIKIVQQIAILMGCAILPHLRSLVEIIEHGLVDEQQKVRTISALAIAALAEAATPYGIESFDSVLKPLWKGIRQHRGKGLAAFLKAIGYLIPLMDAEYANYYTREVMLILIREFQSPDEEMKKIVLKVVKQCCGTDGVEANYIKTEILPPFFKHFWQHRMALDRRNYRQLVDTTVELANKVGAAEIISRIVDDLKDEAEQYRKMVMETIEKIMGNLGAADIDHKLEEQLIDGILYAFQEQTTEDSVMLNGFGTVVNALGKRVKPYLPQICGTVLWRLNNKSAKVRQQAADLISRTAVVMKTCQEEKLMGHLGVVLYEYLGEEYPEVLGSILGALKAIVNVIGMHKMTPPIKDLLPRLTPILKNRHEKVQENCIDLVGRIADRGAEYVSAREWMRICFELLELLKAHKKAIRRATVNTFGYIAKAIGPHDVLATLLNNLKVQERQNRVCTTVAIAIVAETCSPFTVLPALMNEYRVPELNVQNGVLKSLSFLFEYIGEMGKDYIYAVTPLLEDALMDRDLVHRQTASAVVQHMSLGVYGFGCEDSLNHLLNYVWPNVFETSPHVIQAVMGALEGLRVAIGPCRMLQYCLQGLFHPARKVRDVYWKIYNSIYIGSQDALIAHYPQVYNDDKNMYVRYELDYVL, encoded by the exons ATGAGAGAGCAGAACCTGTCCAAAGAAGAG AGGGAGATTCGTCTGCAGCTCGCAGAGAAGGCTAAGTCAGGTGACCTGAAAGCTGTCAATGGGTCCGCTGCCAGccaagctgctgctgctgccgccgccgctgctAAACGCAAGCGCCGCTGGGACCAGACGGCTGACCAAACCCCTACCAATACTACCCCTAAAATGATGTCCAGCTGGGATCAGGCTGATGCAAATGTCGAC ACCCCTGGACACACGCCGGCGCACACGCCTTCAAACAGCCGATGGGATGAAACCCCTGGCCGACCCAAAGGCAGCGAGACCCCTGGGGCCACCCCCAGCTCACGCATGTGGGACCCGACACCTAGCCACACACCAGCTGGCGCGGCAACACCGGGCAGGGACACGCCGGGTCACGCCACACCCGGCCACGGCGGGGCCACAGGAAGCGTTCGGAAAAATCGTTGGGACGAGACCCCAAAGACGGAGAGGGAAACCCCGGGACACGGGAGTGGCTGGGCTGAGACCCCGCGTACAGACAGGGGGGATGAGTCCGTGGGGGAGACTCCAACTCCGGGAGCTAGCAAGAGAAAGTCCCGTTGGGATGAAACACCCGCAAGCCAGATGGGCTCTTCAACACCACTATTGACTCCTGGAAAGACCCCAATCGGAACCCCAGCAATGAACATGGCCACTCCAACACCAG GTCACTTGATGAGCATGACCCCAGAGCAGCTGCAGGCCTGGAGGTGGGAGCGAGAGATCGATGAAAGGAACCGACCTCTCACAGATGATGAGCTTGATGCCATGTTCCCTGAGGGATACAAG GTTTTGCCTCCACCAGCAGGCTATGTGCCCATCCGCACACCGGCCCGCAAGCTCTCTGCAACGCCTACACCCATCGGAGGAATGACGGGCTTCCACATGCAAGTGGAGGACCGTACCACCAAACAGATGAATGACCAGCCCTCTGGCAACCTCCCTTTCCTCAAACCTGATGACATCCAGTATTTTGacaaactgctg GTTGAGGTGGATGAGTCCACGTTGAGCCCTgaagaacaaaaagaaagaaaaataatgaagcTGTTGCTGAAGATTAAAAATGGAACTCCACCCATGAGGAAG GCGGCCCTGCGTCAGATCACAGACAAAGCTCGTGAGTTTGGAGCAGGACCCCTGTTCAACCAGATTTTACCACTGCTCATGTCTCCCACACTTGAGGACCAAGAACGCCACTTGCTAGTGAAAGTTATTGATCGTATTCTCTACAAACTGGATGACCTTGTTCGACCCTACGTTCATAAG ATCTTGGTGGTGATCGAGCCCCTGCTGATTGACGAGGACTATTACGCCAGAGTAGAAGGCAGAGAGATCATCTCCAATTTGGCCAAG GCTGCTGGCTTGGCAACCATGATCTCCACCATGCGTCCGGACATTGACAACATGGACGAGTACGTGAGAAACACCACGGCCAGGGCCTTTGCCGTAGTGGCGTCCGCATTGGGCATCCCCTCCCTGCTGCCCTTTCTGAAAGCCGTATGTAAAAGCAAAAAGTCGTGGCAGGCGCGGCACACTGGAATCAAGATTGTGCAGCAGATCGCCATCCTCATGGGCTGCGCCATCTTGCCTCACCTTCGCAGCTTGGTTGAGATTATTGAGCACG GTTTGGTGGATGAGCAGCAGAAAGTGAGAACAATCAGCGCCTTGGCCATTGCGGCTTTGGCTGAAGCTGCCACACCGTATGGTATCGAATCCTTTGACTCTGTGCTCAAGCCTCTCTGGAAGGGTATTAGGCAACACAGGGGAAAG GGTTTGGCCGCCTTCCTTAAAGCTATTGGCTACTTGATCCCTTTGATGGATGCTGAGTATGCCAACTACTATACACGAGAGGTGATGTTAATCCTCATTCGAGAGTTCCAGTCGCCTGACGAAGAGATGAAAAAGATTGTTCTCAAG GTGGTGAAGCAGTGCTGTGGCACTGATGGTGTGGAGGCCAACTACATCAAGACTGAAATCCTGCCCCCTTTCTTCAAGCACTTCTGGCAACACAGAATGGCTTTGGACAGACGTAATTACAGACAG TTAGTGGACACAACAGTGGAATTGGCCAATAAAGTGGGAGCCGCAGAAATAATTTCTCGTATCGTGGACGACCTGAAAGACGAAGCAGAGCAATACCGCAAAATGGTAATGGAGACCATCGAGAAGATTATGGGCAACTTGGGCGCTGCCGACATTGACCACAAGCTGGAAGAGCAGCTGATCGACGGCATCCTGTACGCCTTCCAGGAGCAAACTACAGAG GATTCAGTGATGCTGAATGGCTTCGGCACGGTGGTAAACGCCCTCGGCAAGCGCGTCAAGCCCTACCTACCGCAGATTTGCGGTACAGTGCTGTGGCGTCTCAATAACAAGTCGGCCAAAGTGCGTCAGCAGGCCGCCGACCTCATCTCACGTACTGCAGTGGTCATGAAGACCTGCCAAGAG GAGAAGCTGATGGGCCACTTGGGTGTAGTACTGTATGAATACCTAGGAGAAGAATACCCTGAAGTTCTGGGCAGCATCCTGGGTGCATTGAAGGCCATTGTAAACGTAATTG GCATGCACAAGATGACTCCCCCCATCAAAGATCTACTTCCTCGCTTGACTCCAATCTTGAAGAACAGACATGAAAAAGTGCAAGAGAATTGCATTGATCTTGTGGGCAGGATAGCGGACAG GGGTGCTGAGTATGTGTCTGCCAGAGAGTGGATGAGGATTTGTTTTGAGTTGCTGGAGCTTCTCAAGGCTCACAAAAAGGCTATTCGCAGAGCCACCGTCAACACATTTGGCTATATCGCCAAGGCTATTGG CCCACACGACGTCTTGGCCACTTTGCTCAACAACTTGAAAGTGCAGGAGCGTCAGAACCGCGTGTGCACCACGGTGGCAATCGCTATTGTGGCCGAGACGTGTTCACCCTTCACCGTCTTGCCCGCGCTCATGAACGAGTACCGAGTGCCCGAGCTCAACGTGCAGAACGGTGTGCTCAAGTCGCTGTCCTTCTTGTTTGAGTACATTGGCGAGATGGGCAAGGATTACATCTACGCTGTCACCCCACTTCTTGAGGACGCACTTATGGACAG AGATCTAGTCCACCGACAAACCGCCAGCGCTGTGGTCCAGCACATGTCCCTGGGAGTTTACGGTTTTGGCTGCGAGGATTCACTCAACCACTTGCTAAACTACGTGTGGCCCAATGTGTTTGAGACGTCGCCTCACGTTATCCAGGCCGTGATGGGCGCGCTGGAGGGCCTGAGGGTCGCCATCG